From a single Capsicum annuum cultivar UCD-10X-F1 chromosome 12, UCD10Xv1.1, whole genome shotgun sequence genomic region:
- the LOC107870508 gene encoding probable inactive receptor kinase At1g48480, which produces MKRIFIFLTFYVYIVTLTSSDIVSDRGTLLAIRSALRGRSLLWNITSPTCSWPGVICSRDKNSVAELHLPGMGLSGEIPSGLFTNLTKLNFLSLRYNALSGVIPDGVFSSLTGLKNLYLQNNRFTGPVPDSIFGLTGLVRLNLAHNNFSGTIPESFNNLSGLGTLYLQGNSFTGEIPELNLPSLVQFNVSDNGGLNGSIPSKLSGQPKEAFLGTSLCGKPLDLCDGSGSNSSSGNEKSKKSKLSGGAIAGIVVGCVVALLLLVCLLFLCCSRKRNDQESRSANVSAVNKQVEVEIPEEKGVDNSNGGKDGFMGSAIAAIGGGGRDKDKGKAEVVVNDGKSLVFFGNVGKSFNLDDLLKASAEVLGKGTFGTAYKAGLESGITLVVKRLRDVTVPEKEFREKIEDVGKMNHENLVPLRAYYYSRDEKLLVYDYISMGSLSALLHGNKGAGRTPLNWETRASIALGAAHGIAYLHARGPSVSHGNIKSSNILLTKSYEARVSDFGLAQLVGPSSTPNRVAGYRAPEVTDPRKVSQKADVYSFGVLLLELLTGKAPTHSITNEEGVDLPRWVQSVVREEWTAEVFDLELLRYQNVEEDMVQLLQLAVDCTAQYPDRRPSMSEVTSRIEELCRIDSGGDIIDNAEALNE; this is translated from the exons ATGAAGagaatctttattttcttgacattctaTGTTTACATTGTTACTTTGACTTCCTCGGATATTGTCTCGGACAGAGGTACTCTGTTAGCTATCCGATCTGCACTTCGTGGTCGTTCGTTATTGTGGAACATTACAAGTCCAACATGTTCATGGCCAGGTGTTATTTGTTCACGTGATAAAAACTCTGTTGCTGAACTTCATTTACCTGGTATGGGACTTTCTGGGGAAATCCCTTCAGGGCTATTTACAAATCTGACAAAGTTGAATTTTCTTAGTCTAAGGTACAATGCACTTTCTGGTGTTATTCCAGATGGAGTTTTTTCATCTCTTACAGGTTTAAAGAATCTGTATTTACAAAATAATCGATTTACTGGTCCTGTACCTGATTCGATATTCGGTTTGACTGGACTGGTTAGGCTTAATTTGGCTCATAATAATTTTTCTGGTACAATTCcggaatcttttaataatttgagTGGTTTAGGTACATTGTACTTGCAGGGGAATTCGTTTACTGGTGAGATTCCGGAGTTGAATTTGCCTAGTCTGGTTCAGTTTAATGTGTCTGATAATGGTGGATTGAATGGATCCATTCCTAGTAAACTTTCGGGTCAACCTAAGGAAGCTTTCTTAGGTACTTCACTTTGTGGGAAGCCACTTGATTTGTgtgatggtagtggtagtaatagtagtagtggTAATGAGAAATCGAAAAAAAGTAAACTTTCAGGTGGTGCAATTGCTGGTATTGTAGTTGGTTGTGTTGTTGCTTTGCTCTTGTtggtttgtttgttgtttttgtgttgtaGTCGAAAAAGGAAtgatcaagaatcaagatctgCTAATGTTAGTGCTGTTAATAAGCAAGTTGAAGTCGAAATTCCTGAAGAGAAAGGTGTTGATAATAGTAATGGTGGGAAAGATGGATTCATGGGTAGCGCGATTGCGGCTATTGGTGGTGGGGGGAGAGATAAGGATAAAGGGAAAGCTGAAGTTGTTGTAAATGATGGAAAAAGTTTGGTGTTTTTCGGTAACGTAGGGAAAAGTTTCAACTTGGATGATTTGTTGAAAGCTTCTGCTGAGGTTTTGGGTAAAGGGACATTTGGTACTGCTTATAAAGCTGGTTTGGAATCAGGGATTACGTTAGTCGTGAAGAGATTGAGAGATGTTACGGTACCTGAGAAGGAGTTTAGAGAGAAAATCGAAGATGTTGGGAAAATGAATCATGAGAATTTGGTTCCTTTGAGAGCTTATTATTATAGCAGAGATGAAAAGCTTCTTGTATATGATTACATCTCAATGGGAAGCCTTTCTGCGCTTTTACATG GCAATAAAGGAGCAGGTAGGACACCGTTGAATTGGGAAACAAGGGCTAGCATTGCTCTTGGAGCTGCACACGGAATCGCCTACCTTCATGCACGAGGGCCCTCGGTTTCACATGGCAACATCAAGTCATCCAACATCCTCCTAACCAAATCATACGAGGCCCGTGTTTCAGATTTTGGCCTTGCTCAACTCGTCGGCCCATCATCAACTCCCAATCGCGTCGCAGGTTACAGGGCACCAGAGGTAACCGACCCTCGTAAAGTCTCTCAGAAAGCAGATGTCTACAGCTTTGGCGTCTTGTTGTTGGAACTCCTGACGGGGAAGGCTCCTACACATTCGATTACAAACGAGGAAGGTGTTGACCTCCCAAGATGGGTGCAATCAGTGGTACGTGAGGAATGGACAGCCGAAGTCTTTGACCTCGAGCTCCTTAGGTACCAAAACGTCGAGGAGGACATGGTTCAGCTCTTGCAGCTAGCAGTTGATTGCACTGCTCAGTATCCGGACAGACGCCCCTCAATGTCCGAGGTCACTAGTCGCATCGAAGAACTCTGCCGTATCGATTCTGGAGGTGACATAATTGACAATGCAGAAGCGCTAAATGAATGA
- the LOC107872367 gene encoding plasmodesmata-located protein 7, translating into MAKFLNFLLIFMYIFFPFFYPVTFSDSSVDGFIYGGCSQVKYSSDSPYESNLNSLLTSLVNSATYSSYNKYSIVGSTQQDMINGLYQCRGDLSMPDCATCLARSVSQLTELCQQTCGGALQLQGCFVKYDNISFLGSEDKTVVMKKCGPSNGFDLDEMGRRDAVLGSLMGGNGLYRAGGSEDVHGMAQCAGDLSMAQCQDCISEAIGRLKKECGGGVYGDMFLGKCYARYTTKGASLYAKPNHHDSHSESEKTFALIIGLLAGVALLIILLTFMRRMFGRNGK; encoded by the exons ATGGCTAAATTTCTCAATTTCCTTCTAATTTTCATGtacattttctttccttttttctatccTGTAACTTTCTCTGATTCGTCTGTTGATGGTTTTATCTATGGTGGTTGCTCACAAGTAAAATATTCATCCGACTCGCCGTACGAGTCGAATCTCAACTCCCTACTGACTTCCCTGGTCAACTCAGCTACTTACTCATCGTACAACAAATATAGCATAGTGGGGTCCACCCAGCAAGACATGATCAACGGTTTATATCAATGTCGAGGCGACTTGTCCATGCCGGATTGCGCCACATGTCTAGCACGCTCGGTGAGTCAACTCACCGAGTTATGCCAACAGACATGTGGTGGAGCTCTACAATTACAAGGGTGTTTCGTGAAGTATGATAACATTTCCTTTTTGGGCTCGGAGGATAAAACCGTTGTGATGAAAAAATGTGGGCCGTCTAATGGGTTCGATTTAGATGAAATGGGCCGAAGGGATGCTGTTTTGGGTAGTTTAATGGGTGGTAATGGGCTTTATCGGGCCGGTGGATCGGAAGATGTACATGGTATGGCCCAATGCGCGGGTGATTTGAGTATGGCCCAATGTCAAGATTGTATATCGGAGGCGATCGGACGGTTGAAAAAAGAGTGTGGTGGTGGTGTATATGGTGATATGTTTTTGGGAAAATGTTATGCTAGGTATACAACTAAGGGAGCTAGTCTATATGCTAAACCTAATCATCATG ATTCCCATAGTGAAAGTGAGAAGACATTTGCACTTATCATTGGATTATTAGCTGGTGTTGCTCTTCTCATCATTTTATTAACTTTCATGAGAAGAATGTTTGGAAGAAATG gtaaataa